A window of the Leptospira bourretii genome harbors these coding sequences:
- a CDS encoding PhzF family phenazine biosynthesis protein: MNQSLLIVDAFTNSLFSGNPAAVLVLSEWPEDKWMQNIAKENNLSETSFLVKEGSDYRIRWFTPLVEVDLCGHATLAAAYVLKNHYEERRNQFQFLSKSGPLPIVIKENLIYLNFPTYPIFHKSITIDPKEINSILGKEPDEIWEGKDTIFVYQSKSDLESLVPDFSKLTKIQTNRGYIAVWINDSGLENTDYEFRFFGPGLGIPEDPATGSAHCSLAPFVAERLKKKNFKSLQKSSRGAEFFIELQKERVFIGGSAVLYLQGKIKSPFDK, from the coding sequence ATGAACCAAAGCCTATTGATTGTAGATGCATTTACGAATTCTTTATTTTCAGGTAATCCTGCGGCAGTGTTAGTGCTTTCTGAGTGGCCCGAAGACAAGTGGATGCAAAATATCGCAAAGGAAAATAATCTTTCAGAAACCTCCTTTCTTGTTAAGGAAGGAAGTGATTATCGAATCCGTTGGTTCACACCTCTTGTCGAAGTTGATCTTTGTGGGCATGCAACTTTAGCAGCTGCTTATGTTTTGAAAAATCATTATGAAGAAAGACGAAATCAATTTCAGTTTTTATCAAAATCGGGGCCACTCCCCATAGTGATCAAAGAAAATTTGATTTATCTCAATTTTCCAACCTACCCAATATTCCATAAAAGCATAACGATCGATCCCAAAGAAATAAACTCCATCCTCGGAAAAGAACCCGATGAAATTTGGGAAGGAAAGGATACCATCTTTGTTTATCAATCAAAATCAGATTTGGAAAGTTTAGTTCCCGATTTTTCGAAATTAACCAAAATACAAACAAACAGAGGTTATATTGCAGTTTGGATCAATGATTCTGGTTTAGAAAACACAGATTATGAATTTCGATTTTTTGGGCCAGGCCTTGGAATACCGGAAGACCCTGCTACGGGTTCAGCCCATTGTAGCCTAGCTCCCTTTGTGGCCGAGAGGTTAAAAAAGAAAAATTTTAAGTCCTTACAAAAATCAAGCAGAGGAGCAGAATTTTTTATCGAACTCCAAAAGGAACGAGTTTTCATTGGTGGGTCTGCCGTTTTGTATCTTCAAGGTAAAATCAAAAGCCCATTTGACAAATAG
- a CDS encoding PAS domain S-box protein — MIPNHPVNYAQMVLDNSTDAILLMGTNYSVLAFNQNLEETIQAYSGKILKTGDDYRNFVTRSDKEVFFDLFQTAVRGESVTIERLASLNQISIWYEYKMTPTYDKDKNLLGVCLRAKNIDAKKKMEIALSESEQKFRNLIESAPNAILIVDSKGKIIHCNLETENTFGYPKEELINQTVELLVPFQHRGGHDRMIEGYFQSPKPMRIGKDQVTTALKKDRTEILVEVSLNSFVVNQTSYVSAIIVDITEKVLAERKIKKQIHELKEIARIQSHEIRSPLSNILGLVNLLESGMPEETTKEIYSHLKKSATDLDTFICDIVKRTAISLSQ, encoded by the coding sequence ATGATTCCCAATCATCCAGTCAATTATGCGCAAATGGTATTAGATAATTCCACAGACGCCATATTACTAATGGGAACCAATTATTCTGTACTAGCCTTCAATCAAAATCTAGAAGAGACCATCCAAGCATACTCTGGAAAGATTCTAAAAACTGGAGATGACTATCGAAACTTTGTCACGAGATCCGACAAAGAAGTATTTTTTGATCTCTTCCAAACTGCTGTTCGTGGAGAAAGTGTTACCATTGAAAGACTTGCCAGTCTGAACCAAATTTCCATTTGGTATGAATACAAAATGACTCCCACTTATGATAAGGACAAAAATCTTTTAGGAGTCTGTTTACGTGCAAAGAACATTGATGCAAAAAAGAAAATGGAAATTGCACTTTCCGAAAGTGAACAGAAGTTTCGCAATCTAATAGAATCAGCACCAAATGCCATACTCATCGTCGACTCAAAAGGAAAAATCATTCACTGCAATCTAGAAACAGAAAATACCTTTGGTTATCCAAAAGAAGAACTCATCAACCAAACGGTAGAACTCCTCGTACCCTTTCAGCACAGAGGCGGTCATGACCGTATGATCGAAGGATATTTCCAATCGCCTAAACCGATGCGAATCGGTAAAGATCAGGTGACAACGGCACTGAAAAAAGATAGAACCGAAATTTTAGTGGAAGTGAGTTTAAATAGTTTTGTTGTCAACCAAACAAGTTACGTGTCCGCAATCATTGTGGACATCACAGAAAAAGTATTGGCAGAGAGAAAAATCAAAAAACAAATTCACGAATTAAAAGAAATTGCAAGAATCCAATCACATGAAATCAGAAGCCCTCTTTCGAATATCCTTGGTCTTGTGAATCTTTTGGAATCGGGAATGCCTGAGGAAACAACAAAAGAAATTTATTCACACTTAAAAAAGTCAGCAACAGATTTAGATACTTTCATTTGCGATATTGTCAAAAGAACTGCCATAAGCCTTTCCCAATAG
- a CDS encoding Kelch repeat-containing protein, which yields MKRFRLVFLFFICFVFLDQCVLFLEKEKEGEVGKELLGIFFLFDYFSPFGLKQQQSIKYSETEAFLFGGNSQRSYATSNVYRLTEYQVSYLGVMNHPRVQHEVVLLQNGKVLIVGGYDGRFILSDSEIFDPSNLSFQMISPMNVPRTYHTATVLNDGRVLVTGGFGKQSEKLKSVEIFHPNTNSFESIGDMNVARRRHSATLLQNGKVLIVGGDGLNTTLSSAELFDPTTNTFSLVGQSMSIGRSNHTANLLENNRVLFTGGYSFDANGVYSYSNSLEIYDFGTGNFTVIGNMGETRGGHGSVKINANVIICGGGRFENSSYIEPMDCYKVSNSGVVTKETYQLQIPRVLFVFEPLGNSIIACGGENQSGQIRSCEGKTNGSFVYLNGQL from the coding sequence ATGAAGCGATTTAGACTGGTTTTTTTGTTTTTCATTTGTTTCGTATTTTTGGACCAATGTGTTTTGTTTCTGGAAAAGGAAAAAGAAGGAGAGGTTGGAAAAGAATTATTAGGGATATTTTTTCTTTTTGATTACTTTTCTCCATTTGGTTTAAAACAACAACAATCCATAAAGTATTCTGAAACTGAAGCATTCTTATTTGGTGGGAACAGTCAAAGATCGTATGCAACATCCAATGTTTACAGATTAACAGAATACCAAGTTTCCTATCTGGGAGTTATGAATCATCCGAGAGTCCAACATGAAGTTGTCCTTTTGCAAAATGGAAAGGTTTTAATTGTTGGTGGTTATGACGGTCGGTTCATTCTTTCTGACTCAGAAATATTTGATCCTTCGAACCTTTCGTTCCAGATGATTTCACCAATGAATGTACCGAGAACATACCATACTGCTACAGTTTTAAATGATGGTAGAGTTTTAGTTACAGGTGGTTTCGGAAAACAATCTGAAAAGTTGAAGTCGGTAGAAATTTTTCATCCAAATACAAATTCTTTTGAATCAATTGGTGATATGAATGTAGCTCGGAGAAGGCATTCGGCTACCTTGTTGCAAAATGGAAAAGTATTAATTGTGGGTGGCGATGGGCTAAACACAACTTTGTCATCTGCAGAACTTTTCGATCCTACCACCAACACCTTTTCACTTGTGGGCCAATCAATGTCTATTGGACGTTCCAATCATACTGCAAATTTATTGGAGAACAATCGGGTTTTGTTTACGGGAGGATATTCCTTTGATGCAAACGGAGTTTATTCCTATTCCAATTCTCTGGAAATTTATGATTTTGGAACAGGGAACTTTACTGTCATTGGAAATATGGGTGAAACTCGCGGAGGGCATGGTTCTGTAAAGATAAATGCAAATGTAATCATTTGCGGTGGTGGCAGATTTGAAAACAGTTCTTACATAGAACCAATGGATTGTTATAAGGTTTCAAACTCAGGGGTTGTAACCAAAGAAACTTACCAGCTACAAATTCCAAGGGTTTTATTTGTTTTTGAGCCATTGGGAAATTCCATCATCGCTTGCGGTGGTGAAAATCAATCGGGGCAGATCCGAAGTTGTGAAGGAAAGACAAATGGTTCCTTTGTTTATTTGAATGGTCAACTATAG
- a CDS encoding HIT family protein — protein sequence MTCPICEAHKNESQILFQNEDWILRKADQNLEGYLYMEHSRHLESWFGLSLSEFENYGRALYKATEILKKQEPEKMYIVAIAEKVPHLHVHLIPRYENQEKGIDHIAKATGPGFPRPM from the coding sequence ATGACCTGTCCTATCTGTGAAGCCCATAAAAATGAAAGCCAAATCCTTTTTCAAAATGAAGATTGGATCCTAAGAAAAGCGGACCAAAACCTAGAAGGGTATTTGTACATGGAACATAGCAGACATCTGGAATCTTGGTTTGGATTGTCTTTGTCTGAGTTTGAAAATTATGGACGGGCTCTTTACAAAGCCACAGAGATCTTAAAGAAACAGGAACCTGAAAAAATGTACATTGTGGCCATTGCGGAAAAAGTTCCTCACTTACACGTACATTTGATCCCTAGGTATGAAAACCAAGAGAAAGGAATCGATCATATCGCAAAAGCCACAGGCCCTGGATTTCCTCGGCCCATGTAA
- a CDS encoding polyphosphate kinase produces the protein MVVVLERHPTNQVPKYSISDLTDLQERFFLLQRESAKQQIAHIFLIEGFASTGKGSILQSLTIRLDPRKFKVYSPYVDQSEDRGYPFLWNFWRVVPRYGEFLFYLNTYYSRLAYLRSEKKINLAEYDHRLLSILNTERILSKDKIIVHKFFLHISKKDQKKRLEDSRKKKKEWELSRFDKDQGEHYNRYFDIFDSILSSSRTIDSPWQIISCDKKDDTKLLVFEAILERLERILEFDSRSALQSINHGMELIP, from the coding sequence TTGGTTGTGGTTTTAGAAAGACATCCAACCAACCAAGTTCCTAAATATTCGATTAGCGATCTGACTGATTTACAGGAACGTTTTTTTCTTTTACAAAGAGAGAGTGCCAAACAACAAATCGCTCATATCTTTCTCATCGAAGGTTTTGCTTCCACAGGCAAAGGTTCGATTTTACAATCATTGACCATTCGTTTGGATCCAAGGAAGTTTAAAGTATACTCTCCTTATGTAGACCAATCTGAAGATAGAGGTTATCCTTTTCTTTGGAATTTTTGGAGAGTGGTTCCCAGGTATGGGGAGTTTTTGTTTTATCTCAATACATACTACAGTCGTCTGGCTTATTTGCGTTCTGAAAAAAAAATAAACTTAGCCGAATATGATCACCGATTGTTATCCATTTTGAATACGGAAAGAATTCTTTCGAAAGATAAAATTATCGTTCACAAATTCTTTTTGCATATTTCTAAAAAAGATCAAAAGAAAAGATTAGAAGATTCTAGAAAGAAAAAAAAGGAATGGGAATTGTCTCGGTTTGACAAAGACCAAGGGGAACATTACAACCGTTACTTCGATATTTTTGATTCTATTTTAAGTTCTTCCAGAACCATTGATTCTCCTTGGCAAATCATTTCCTGTGATAAAAAAGACGACACAAAACTTCTCGTTTTTGAGGCAATTTTGGAACGTTTGGAGAGGATCTTAGAATTTGATTCAAGAAGTGCCTTACAGTCTATCAATCACGGTATGGAGCTCATTCCATGA
- a CDS encoding UDP-galactose-lipid carrier transferase, giving the protein MKSNSLQNRILHLQQLDMKQNLSPDEYQTKMKVLKNRIRELTFLSKAKDRPILFVFEGWDAAGKGGAIRRLTQEIDPRLFEVHNISAPNAEEIQHHYLWRFWNRIPKKGHVGIFDRSYYGRVLVERVEGFATESEWSRAYEEILLFEEQLVSFGTIVIKFWLHIDSEEQLLRFETRKNDPLKRWKLTDEDWRNRDKWTLYEEAANQMFAKTDAPKAPWFLVPANDKYFARKMVLETVAYRLQEELE; this is encoded by the coding sequence ATGAAATCAAATTCATTGCAAAATCGTATCCTTCACTTGCAACAGTTAGATATGAAACAAAATCTATCACCTGACGAGTACCAAACGAAGATGAAAGTTTTGAAAAATAGAATTCGGGAACTCACTTTTCTTTCAAAGGCAAAAGACAGACCCATACTTTTTGTTTTCGAAGGTTGGGATGCGGCAGGAAAGGGGGGGGCGATCCGAAGGCTCACTCAAGAAATTGACCCACGATTATTTGAGGTGCATAACATTTCTGCACCTAACGCAGAAGAGATCCAACACCATTACCTTTGGCGTTTTTGGAATCGAATTCCAAAAAAGGGCCATGTTGGAATTTTTGACCGGTCCTATTATGGTCGAGTTCTTGTGGAACGAGTGGAAGGGTTTGCAACTGAATCGGAGTGGTCTAGGGCTTATGAAGAAATTTTACTCTTCGAAGAACAACTGGTGAGTTTCGGAACCATCGTCATCAAATTTTGGTTACACATTGATTCGGAAGAACAATTACTTCGATTCGAAACCAGAAAAAACGATCCACTCAAACGTTGGAAACTCACAGACGAAGACTGGCGTAATCGTGACAAATGGACCCTCTATGAAGAAGCAGCCAACCAAATGTTTGCCAAAACCGATGCTCCCAAAGCTCCTTGGTTTTTGGTTCCAGCAAATGATAAATACTTCGCACGGAAAATGGTTTTAGAAACGGTGGCTTATCGTTTGCAAGAGGAATTGGAATAA
- a CDS encoding MarR family winged helix-turn-helix transcriptional regulator: MLKKQNLEPSHLKSHLGYHLRVVSNAVSHSFARKLASLDVTVAEWVILREMYSYKTTTSPSTIAEITGLSRGAVSKLIDRLLNKDLVIREEASEDRRYQEIKLTPKAKRLVPKLSEIADENDSSFFSLLSAAEKDQLRKSLLKLAALHKLNLNPIE, encoded by the coding sequence ATGCTGAAAAAACAAAATCTAGAACCAAGCCACTTAAAATCCCACCTGGGATATCATTTGCGTGTGGTTTCCAATGCGGTTTCCCATTCGTTTGCAAGGAAACTTGCCAGTTTGGATGTGACCGTAGCCGAATGGGTGATCCTTCGGGAAATGTATTCTTACAAAACCACCACTTCGCCTAGTACCATCGCAGAAATCACAGGCCTCAGTCGGGGTGCTGTTTCCAAACTCATCGATAGACTTTTAAACAAAGACCTTGTGATCCGCGAAGAAGCAAGTGAAGACAGGCGTTACCAAGAAATCAAACTCACCCCAAAGGCTAAAAGACTAGTTCCAAAACTCTCAGAAATCGCAGATGAAAACGATTCCAGTTTTTTCTCTTTATTATCTGCGGCAGAGAAAGACCAACTTCGAAAGTCTCTTTTGAAACTTGCCGCATTACATAAACTAAACTTAAACCCAATCGAATGA
- a CDS encoding DUF1398 domain-containing protein, whose protein sequence is MTNLTTKLTEAQKFAMSIRPKVGGFPVLAEVLRSAGVQSNRWSLPACQAVYQMKEGSVVQQGTPLVSGVFEIAKFDRDALITALRTDQEGRSSFPEFLKSAWEAGVIGYDVDFASRKVVYYGVNGESYLEEYPAVTVER, encoded by the coding sequence ATGACCAACCTAACAACAAAATTAACAGAAGCGCAAAAATTTGCCATGTCCATTCGTCCGAAAGTCGGCGGCTTTCCTGTACTTGCAGAAGTACTTCGCAGTGCAGGTGTTCAAAGTAACCGTTGGTCACTACCGGCTTGCCAAGCTGTCTACCAAATGAAAGAAGGTTCTGTGGTCCAACAAGGAACTCCTCTTGTTAGTGGCGTTTTTGAGATTGCAAAATTTGATCGGGACGCACTCATCACCGCTCTTCGCACTGACCAGGAAGGTCGAAGCAGTTTCCCTGAATTTCTAAAATCAGCTTGGGAAGCAGGGGTGATTGGTTACGATGTTGATTTCGCAAGTCGTAAGGTAGTTTATTATGGTGTGAACGGTGAAAGTTATCTGGAAGAATATCCTGCGGTGACAGTCGAGAGATAA
- a CDS encoding NAD(P)H-hydrate epimerase, translated as MKHQPLFTNKESKSLDSLAIKELGFHEETLMGMAALSVFHANEDLWKTAESIWILCGTGGNGGDGYALAHILYQEGFPVRCFSTAPNKSEAGKFYEALVSKSLGVTSNLEDFYKEWEEAKEDSVLIVDALLGTGFQGKLSKELVELIETINDSEVFFYRLSLDTASGWDPNSLGKPGETNVFVYADSIEELGTRKWENVGFIYEKDSIIPRYYESIGFPIKTHLNKAIFSNRYYLEPNPESAIQALKRKNKDHKYSAGSAIFYGGETGMEGAILLSENAFLRLGGGISKIFSPSPQICSLVLKEDLSKMTKTSSFSDTTSDPFFIKTKTLVVGPGLTKFPKDLEGWTLPEDKKLILDAGAIPSFGTKLPKGNQILLTPHVGELNRMTGKTHNSVQAAYDTLVDYCPQNNVYVLLKSFVSLLVCPDGSSYIWESPNPKLATMGTGDLLSGILARYLSLDFDIPNSVHLALSFLDHSKQLEEPYPSAHQILKSLVELV; from the coding sequence ATGAAACACCAACCCTTATTCACAAATAAAGAATCCAAATCCTTAGATTCTCTTGCCATAAAAGAATTAGGGTTTCACGAAGAGACTCTAATGGGAATGGCTGCCCTTTCTGTTTTTCATGCCAATGAAGATTTATGGAAAACAGCAGAATCCATTTGGATCCTTTGTGGAACGGGAGGAAATGGAGGAGATGGGTATGCCCTCGCCCATATCCTTTACCAAGAAGGTTTTCCCGTTCGCTGTTTTTCCACAGCACCAAACAAATCAGAGGCGGGAAAGTTCTATGAAGCATTGGTTTCCAAATCACTCGGCGTCACCAGTAACTTAGAAGATTTTTATAAAGAATGGGAAGAGGCAAAAGAAGATTCCGTCCTTATTGTGGATGCCCTTCTAGGAACAGGATTTCAAGGGAAACTTTCCAAAGAACTAGTGGAACTCATTGAAACCATCAATGACTCCGAGGTATTTTTTTACAGGTTGTCGCTTGATACAGCGAGCGGGTGGGATCCAAATTCTCTTGGAAAACCAGGGGAGACGAATGTATTTGTTTATGCGGATTCCATTGAAGAACTAGGAACAAGGAAATGGGAGAACGTAGGTTTTATTTATGAAAAAGATTCGATTATTCCTAGATATTACGAATCCATTGGATTCCCCATCAAAACCCACCTAAACAAAGCTATATTTTCCAATCGTTATTATTTAGAACCGAACCCAGAATCGGCAATCCAAGCCCTAAAAAGAAAAAACAAGGACCATAAATACAGTGCTGGTTCTGCCATTTTTTATGGTGGAGAAACTGGAATGGAAGGCGCCATTTTACTTTCTGAAAATGCCTTTTTAAGGCTCGGTGGAGGGATTAGTAAAATATTTTCCCCGTCTCCGCAAATTTGCTCCCTTGTTTTAAAAGAAGATCTTTCCAAAATGACAAAAACTTCTTCCTTTTCGGATACCACCAGCGATCCCTTTTTTATCAAAACAAAAACTCTGGTTGTAGGCCCCGGACTCACAAAGTTTCCGAAAGATTTGGAAGGATGGACTCTCCCCGAAGATAAAAAACTGATTTTGGATGCCGGTGCCATTCCTAGTTTTGGAACCAAACTTCCCAAAGGGAATCAAATCTTACTCACTCCTCATGTAGGAGAACTGAATCGAATGACTGGTAAAACTCACAATTCTGTCCAGGCAGCCTACGATACGTTAGTCGATTATTGTCCACAAAACAATGTGTATGTGTTACTGAAATCCTTTGTGAGCCTTCTTGTTTGCCCCGATGGTTCCTCTTATATTTGGGAGTCACCCAATCCCAAACTTGCTACGATGGGAACGGGAGATTTATTATCCGGAATTTTGGCTAGATATCTCAGTTTGGATTTTGACATTCCCAACTCCGTTCACCTGGCTCTTTCCTTTTTGGATCACTCCAAACAATTGGAAGAACCTTATCCTTCTGCCCACCAAATTCTAAAGTCTCTTGTGGAGTTAGTATAA
- a CDS encoding LIC_12708 family protein, with amino-acid sequence MLKFNMSTVKLGKASCPVNKKLGNGCCTMRILYLILTLVLSVSCLRFRVENLKEEILFRIPLGQTNESFEGVVVNQVLTNVPLTIPNSSNISAMADNKQAVIKLFDRNGRLDATLGNPDFKPNSGIPHYPFRFGGIGIVAMNEDGDLIVQNRISTKGMELPQGGENLYKTYSGAFSTQGATVLPSFLVQISQKGVVKFMLGASGKNTEPFRYIEFILPGEGEKLFVYHRIAEEMRLSYFEEGELKGNLKESGLDVFASNDAKDYDITLDKLLPHPEGEYVLGSFSYYSKKDKRFKFRRIFRFVFDSKSSEFLKEIQDPSEILFSIRNNGEFYIWETEDGGNAARLQVHDKEGNHINNKRIPFSSPRGQWRETYTDAFDNIYSVRIRAGALEVYRWI; translated from the coding sequence ATGTTAAAATTTAACATGTCTACTGTCAAGTTAGGAAAAGCGAGTTGTCCTGTAAATAAAAAATTAGGGAATGGATGTTGCACCATGCGAATCCTTTATCTCATCCTCACCCTAGTCCTTTCTGTTTCCTGCCTTCGTTTCCGCGTGGAAAACTTAAAAGAGGAAATCCTCTTCCGCATCCCTCTTGGGCAAACCAACGAGAGTTTTGAAGGCGTTGTGGTGAACCAAGTACTCACCAACGTTCCCCTCACCATCCCTAACTCCTCCAATATTAGCGCAATGGCGGACAATAAACAAGCCGTAATCAAACTTTTTGACAGGAATGGAAGGCTTGATGCCACTCTTGGAAACCCTGATTTCAAACCCAATTCAGGAATCCCTCACTATCCGTTCCGATTTGGTGGGATTGGGATTGTTGCCATGAACGAAGATGGGGATCTGATTGTGCAAAATAGAATTTCGACAAAGGGAATGGAACTTCCCCAAGGCGGGGAAAATCTATACAAAACGTACAGTGGTGCCTTCTCCACACAAGGAGCAACGGTTCTACCCTCTTTTCTCGTACAAATCTCTCAAAAAGGTGTCGTGAAATTTATGTTAGGGGCATCGGGTAAAAATACAGAACCCTTCCGTTACATTGAATTCATCCTCCCCGGCGAAGGCGAAAAATTATTCGTTTACCACCGTATAGCAGAAGAAATGCGACTTTCTTATTTTGAAGAGGGAGAACTCAAAGGGAATTTAAAAGAATCAGGGCTTGATGTATTTGCAAGTAATGATGCAAAAGATTATGATATCACCCTCGACAAACTCCTCCCTCACCCAGAAGGAGAGTATGTTCTAGGATCATTTAGTTATTATTCCAAAAAAGACAAACGGTTTAAGTTCCGAAGGATCTTTCGGTTTGTATTTGATTCGAAAAGTTCTGAATTTTTAAAAGAAATCCAAGACCCTTCTGAGATTTTATTTTCCATCCGAAACAATGGAGAATTTTATATTTGGGAAACAGAAGACGGTGGGAATGCGGCAAGGCTTCAAGTCCATGACAAAGAAGGAAACCATATCAATAACAAACGAATTCCTTTTTCTAGCCCACGCGGACAGTGGAGAGAAACCTATACAGATGCTTTTGATAATATTTATTCGGTTCGGATTCGTGCAGGGGCCTTGGAAGTCTATCGTTGGATCTAA
- the rimP gene encoding ribosome maturation factor RimP, with the protein MVYTEENIRELTLRVLAPPLALFSLQVQNRKNHALIEIELDHLTDKTGSASLEDCETVSRRLKEELDLWGEEFDFTLQVSSAGAERVLRLPEDLIRFQGLLVKLEVPLEAGKWDKRLYRLGPVSGDSVELTLYDRKTRHKKNQKSVSMPIAEIRKGNLYLEI; encoded by the coding sequence TTGGTATATACCGAGGAAAACATCAGAGAACTTACTTTACGTGTTCTCGCTCCACCTCTAGCGCTTTTTTCGCTCCAAGTACAGAATCGGAAGAACCACGCCCTCATTGAGATTGAACTGGATCATCTCACAGATAAAACTGGCTCGGCTAGTTTGGAAGACTGTGAGACTGTGTCTAGGAGACTCAAAGAGGAGCTGGATTTATGGGGAGAGGAATTTGATTTCACTCTCCAAGTCTCCTCAGCGGGAGCAGAACGTGTTTTGCGTCTGCCGGAGGATTTAATTCGTTTCCAAGGACTTCTAGTCAAATTAGAAGTGCCGCTGGAAGCAGGAAAATGGGACAAACGATTGTATCGTTTGGGACCGGTTTCGGGGGATTCAGTTGAGCTTACGCTTTACGATCGTAAAACTCGACACAAAAAGAACCAAAAATCGGTATCTATGCCCATCGCAGAAATACGAAAGGGAAATTTGTATTTAGAAATTTAA
- the nusA gene encoding transcription termination factor NusA: protein MATKQATKETGLFEAIQQFCQDKSLDRELVLGVIRDSLLAAYRKKVGLEAETDDRCQVDFGSDNKNEIIISVLRDVVEEKTTNPLEISLEEALKLDPAAQVGTQMRVFEKPQDLSRVLSSQAKQMVFQRLRDMEKELLYQEYKSKEGELTHGYFQRWKKDIMSIDLGKVEGIMLKKDQNPGEKYRQGDRLKAIISRVELRPREPMPVITLSRASGDFVKKLFEMEIPEVYDGIVEIRDVARIPSYRTKVVVTTSKSDVDPVGACVGMKGVRIQAIVRELGNERIDIVLHSDEPSVFIANAISPAKPVEVHVDRKRGDALVIVPDESLSLAIGINGSNVKLVSQLSGFKIDIKTVSQYNQELASPEAREKLDRLFNAQQEAMEESDDQYSEAGDEEEEDSGYTPLSEVPGLTPRIVGLLEAGGIKNVETLLEFSQEELSKISGIGKTTAEQILRLLRESIEWVEEG from the coding sequence ATGGCGACAAAACAAGCAACGAAAGAAACTGGGCTATTCGAAGCCATCCAACAATTCTGTCAGGATAAATCTCTTGATAGAGAACTCGTACTCGGTGTCATCCGAGACTCCCTTCTCGCAGCCTATCGCAAAAAAGTCGGTTTAGAAGCTGAAACTGACGACCGTTGCCAAGTAGACTTTGGGTCGGACAACAAAAACGAAATCATCATCTCCGTCTTACGGGACGTGGTAGAAGAGAAAACAACAAACCCTCTAGAGATCTCTTTAGAAGAGGCTCTCAAATTGGATCCTGCTGCACAAGTGGGAACCCAAATGCGTGTGTTTGAAAAACCACAAGACCTTTCTCGGGTACTTTCCAGCCAAGCCAAACAAATGGTGTTCCAACGTCTTCGCGATATGGAAAAGGAATTACTCTACCAAGAGTATAAATCCAAAGAAGGCGAACTCACTCACGGGTATTTCCAACGTTGGAAAAAAGACATCATGTCCATCGACCTAGGTAAGGTAGAAGGGATCATGTTGAAAAAGGACCAAAACCCTGGGGAAAAATACCGCCAAGGGGATCGTCTCAAAGCCATTATCTCTCGTGTGGAACTTAGACCTCGCGAACCAATGCCTGTCATCACACTCTCTCGTGCTTCGGGTGACTTTGTGAAAAAACTCTTCGAAATGGAAATTCCGGAAGTGTATGACGGAATTGTCGAAATTCGTGATGTAGCTCGTATCCCATCTTACAGAACGAAGGTGGTAGTCACCACTAGTAAGTCTGACGTAGACCCTGTGGGAGCTTGTGTGGGGATGAAGGGTGTTCGGATCCAAGCCATCGTTCGCGAACTTGGAAACGAAAGAATCGATATCGTCCTTCACTCGGATGAACCAAGCGTATTTATTGCCAATGCCATCTCTCCTGCAAAACCAGTAGAAGTGCATGTGGATAGAAAAAGAGGGGATGCTCTTGTCATCGTTCCCGATGAATCTCTTTCTCTAGCCATCGGAATCAACGGATCCAACGTAAAACTTGTATCCCAACTTTCCGGTTTCAAAATCGACATCAAAACTGTATCCCAATACAACCAAGAACTAGCATCACCGGAAGCTCGCGAAAAACTGGATCGACTTTTCAACGCCCAACAAGAAGCAATGGAAGAATCAGACGACCAATACAGCGAAGCCGGGGACGAGGAAGAAGAAGATTCCGGATACACTCCGCTTTCCGAAGTTCCTGGTCTCACCCCAAGGATCGTTGGCCTTCTCGAAGCCGGCGGGATCAAAAACGTGGAAACCCTTCTCGAGTTCAGCCAAGAGGAACTTTCGAAAATTTCCGGAATCGGGAAAACGACAGCAGAACAAATTTTGCGTCTGCTTCGTGAATCTATCGAATGGGTAGAAGAGGGTTAA